One region of Oryza sativa Japonica Group chromosome 10, ASM3414082v1 genomic DNA includes:
- the LOC4348706 gene encoding cation/calcium exchanger 1, which yields MAKPSATSAAAAPPAARVLIGASVNVAFLLLLAFFFFISPRGGSPPEVVSSSKEVGIRGRRDGGGSGGGGVFRVESYGERCEHVGEEDGLDRRRFPRGYVDYLYLFDCVFGEERRVLGYAVMAAWLAVLFYLLGDTAAVYFCSSLEGLSRLLRLSPAIAGVTLLSLGNGAPDALSTIASFASGGGEGETTAVGLNGVLGSAMLVSSAVLGVIGVRLGARGVAVDRVDFYRDASFLLAALAAVAVVLAAGEVTIWGALAFTSLYVVYVVAVAFTHGRAPSKGHGAEADHTADAFSELCNVAETKFYGDQEPLLPDTAPLLSYYPGDGDGDGGGGGGGSKKKIRSAFWSVLRALELPLWLPRRLTIPDASKERWSKPAAVTAVTMAPVLLSHLCSRATGITSPLAVLLGVLAGASLGAVAFFTTSPDAPPADHLAAWLAAGFVMSVAWAYAVATELLALLVSAAHVMGVDSAALGLTVLAWGNSLGDLVANLAVASRGGGGGGAQVAVAGCYGGPVFDVLVGLGVSMLLSSWASHPRPVAMPAEAGPFQTLGFAAAGICWAVVVMSRRGMRVDRTLGFGLLAIYLCFLCINISQALGPV from the coding sequence ATGGCAAAGCCTTCtgccacgtcggcggcggcggcgccgccggcggcgagggtgctGATCGGTGCCAGCGTCAACGTGGCCTTCTTGCTCCTgctcgccttcttcttcttcatctcgccacgcggcggctcgccgccggAGGTGGTTTCGTCGTCGAAGGAGGTCGGGATCCGGGGGCGtcgcgatggcggcggcagcggcggcggcggcgtgttcCGGGTTGAGAGCTACGGGGAGAGGTGCGAGCacgtcggcgaggaggatggCCTTGATCGCCGGCGATTCCCGCGTGGCTACGTCGACTACCTGTACCTGTTCGACTGCGTGTTCGGCGAGGAGCGGCGGGTTCTTGGCTACGCCGTGATGGCGGCGTGGCTCGCCGTGCTGTTCTACCTGCtcggcgacacggcggcggtGTACTTCTGCTCCAGCCTCGAGGGCCTCTCGCGGCTGCTCCGCCTCTCCCCGGCGATCGCCGGCGTGACGCTCCTGTCGCTCGGGAACGGCGCGCCCGACGCGCTCTCCACCATCGCGTCGTTCGCCTccggcgggggagagggggagaccACCGCCGTGGGGCTCAACGGCGTGCTGGGGAGCGCGATGCTCGTGTCCTCCGCGGTGCTCGGCGTCATCGGCGTCCGCCTCGGCGCGCGCGGGGTCGCCGTGGACAGGGTGGACTTCTACCGCGACGCgtctttcctcctcgccgccctcgccgccgtggccgtcgtcctcgccgccggcgaggtgacAATCTGGGGCGCCCTCGCCTTCACCTCCCTCTACGTCGTctacgtcgtcgccgtcgccttcacCCACGGCCGCGCCCCGAGCAAAGgccacggcgcggaggcggaccACACGGCGGACGCCTTCTCCGAGCTCTGCAACGTCGCAGAGACGAAGTTCTACGGCGACCAAGAACCACTCCTCCCCGACACTGCACCGCTACTCAGCTACTaccccggcgacggcgacggcgacggaggcggcggcggcggcggctccaagaagaagatcaggagCGCGTTCTGGTCGGTGTTGCGCGCGCTGGAGCTCCCACTATGGCTTCCACGGCGGCTGACCATCCCGGACGCGagcaaggagcggtggagcaagccggcggcggtgaccgCGGTCACCATGGCGCccgtcctcctctcccacctctgcaGCCGCGCCACCGGCATCACCTCGCCCCTCGCTGTCCTCCtcggcgtcctcgccggcgcgtccctcggcgccgtcgccttcttcacCACCTCCCCGGACGCGCCCCCAgccgaccacctcgccgcctgGCTCGCCGCCGGGTTCGTCATGAGCGTGGCCTGGGCGTACGCCGTGGCGACCGAGCTCCTCGCGCTGCTGGTCTCCGCGGCGCACGTCATGGGCGTCGACTCGGCGGCGCTGGGGCTCACCGTGCTCGCGTGGGGGAACTCCCTGGGCGACCTCGTCGCCAACCTCGCCGTGgcgtcgcgcggcggcggcggcgggggcgcgcaGGTGGCCGTGGCCGGGTGCTACGGCGGGCCGGTGTTCGACGTGCTCGTGGGCCTCGGCGTGTCGATGTTGCTGTCGTCGTGGGCCTCGCATCCGCGGCCCGTGGCAATGCCGGCGGAGGCCGGCCCATTCCAGACGCTGGGCTTCGCCGCCGCGGGGATTTGCTGGGCCGTGGTGGTGATGTCCAGGAGAGGGATGAGGGTGGACAGGACGCTGGGGTTTGGGCTCCTGGCCATTTACTTGTGCTTTCTTTGCATCAACATTTCTCAGGCACTTGGACCGGTatga
- the LOC4348707 gene encoding beta-glucuronosyltransferase GlcAT14A, which yields MRSPVGRREVVVSGVFTALLVLSILSLPSLLLTGPAYKSWPFLAAARDDSTTGSGGGAGYYPVSFAYLISASTGDAARAARLLAALYHPANCYLLHLDREAPAEEHRRLAELVSGQPVYARAGNVWIVGRPNLVTYRGPTMLSTTLHAVAMLLRLGRRWDWFVNLSASDYPLVTQDDLMDVFSRLPRDLNFIQHTSHLGWKIKKRARPVILDTALYEADRSELIRPANLTTNRRNLPTAFKLFTGSAWTMMSRQFAEYFTVGYDDNLPRTLLLYYTNFVSSPEFYFQTLACNSRRFRNTTVNHDLHFIRWDSPPKQHPLYLGPRDYRRMLLSAAPFARKFREDDPVLDRIDRDILRRDGAAPGRAFAYGGWCSEGGVRLCSNPQEAGRKGMIKAGAGSRRLRAMLNKMMNARNFRRQQCR from the exons ATGAGGTCTCCGGTGGGCCGCAGGGAGGTGGTGGTCTCCGGCGTCTTCACCGCGCTCCTCGTCCTCTCCATCCTCTCCCTCCCGTCGCTCCTCCTCACCGGCCCGGCGTACAAGAGCTGGCcgttcttggcggcggcgagggacgactccaccaccgggagcggcggcggcgcgggttaCTACCCGGTGTCGTTCGCGTACCTCATCTCGGCGTcgacgggcgacgcggcgcgggcggcgcggctgctgGCGGCGCTGTACCACCCGGCCAACTGCTACCTGCTCCACCTGGACCGGgaggcgccggcggaggagcaCCGGCGGCTGGCGGAGCTGGTGTCCGGGCAGCCCGTGTACGCGCGCGCCgggaacgtgtggatcgtgggGCGCCCCAACCTCGTCACCTACCGCGGCCCGACGATGCTGTCCACGACGCTGCACGCGGTGGCGATGCTGCTCCGGCTCGGCCGCCGGTGGGACTGGTTCGTCAACCTCAGCGCCTCCGACTACCCGCTCGTCACCCAGGACG ATTTGATGGATGTGTTCTCCAGGTTGCCTAGGGATCTCAACTTCATACAGCATACCAGCCACCTTGGCTGGAAGAT AaagaagagggcgcggccggtGATCCTCGACACGGCGCTGTACGAGGCCGACCGGTCGGAGCTCATCCGTCCGGCGAACCTCACCACCAACCGGCGAAATCTCCCCACCGCCTTCAAGCTCTTCACAG GTTCAGCGTGGACGATGATGTCGCGGCAGTTCGCCGAGTACTTCACCGTCGGCTACGACGACAACCTGCCGCGGACGCTGCTGCTCTACTACACCAActtcgtctcctcgccggagtTCTACTTCCAGACGCTGGCCTGCAACTCCCGGCGGTTCAGGAACACCACGGTGAACCACGACCTGCACTTCATCCGGTGGGACAGCCCGCCCAAGCAGCACCCGCTCTACCTCGGCCCCAGGGACTACCGCCGGATGCTGCTCAGCGCCGCGCCCTTCGCCAGGAAGTTCAGGGAGGACGACCCCGTCCTGGACAGGATCGACCGGGACATCCTCCgccgcgacggcgccgccccGGGCCGGGCTTTCGCCTACGGCGGGTGGTGCTCCGAGGGGGGCGTCAGGCTGTGCTCCAACCCGCAGGAGGCCGGGAGGAAGGGCATGATAAAGGCCGGTGCAGGGTCCAGGAGGCTCAGGGCCATGCTCAACAAGATGATGAATGCGAGAAATTTCAGGAGGCAGCAGTGTAGGTGA
- the LOC4348708 gene encoding cationic amino acid transporter 3, mitochondrial, whose amino-acid sequence MARRLSWQDLQASGSAIATRLSLQDLQCLVRRKPACSAADRAESSAAGAPAGGGKGRHLAKALSVPDLIAIGVGSTIGAGIYVLVGTVAREHAGPALTLSFLIAGIAAALSALCYAELSCRFPLAGSAYHYSYICIGESVAWLIGWALILEYTIGGSSVARGISPNLALFFGGHEKLPFFLTQIHVKWFETPLDPCAAILVLIVTALLCLGIKESSFVEGIITIANVIVMLFVICAGGYLAFQNGWSGYNDEQGYFPKGVAGVLSGSATLFFAYIGFDAVASTAEEVKNPQRDLPWGMCLTLSLCCFLYMMVSIVIVGLVPYYALDPNTPISSAFAKYGMQWAVYIISTGAVFALIASLIGAILPQPRIVMAMARDGLLPPLFSAVDPTTQVPTLSTILSGICAAILALFMDVSELAGMVSVGTLLAFTMVAISVLIVRYAPPNEIATKVALPGSSESLTSDSGYSEPDEENSEDLLGNVQDIPTANEANKIRRQKAIACIILIFLGVVTIVSSVSFSFFPLFLRSIAGAFGSLLLVSATIALWFIGQDKSSLRQTGGFMCPFVPILPVCCILINVYLLMNLGIHTWIRVSMWLAVGAIIYVFYGRKYSSLTGVAYQRISPA is encoded by the exons atggcgaggcgcCTCTCGTGGCAGGATTTGCAGGCGTCGGGCTCGGCCATCGCGACCCGCCTCTCGCTGCAGGACTTGCAGTGCCTGGTGCGGAGGAAGCCGGCGtgctccgccgccgaccgcgccgagtcctcggcggcgggggcgccggCCGGTGGGGGCAAAGGGCGGCACCTCGCCAAGGCGCTGTCCGTTCCTGACCTCATCGCCATCG GTGTTGGCTCAACGATTGGTGCCGGCATCTATGTCCTGGTAGGAACTGTGGCTCGTGAGCATGCAGGACCAGCCTTGACCCTTTCCTTTCTGATAGCTGGCATAGCAGCTGCTCTTTCAGCATTGTGCTATGCAGAGCTCTCTTGCCGTTTTCCATTGGCGGGAAGTGCCTATCACTACTCATACATTTGCATTGGAGAAAG TGTCGCTTGGTTGATTGGTTGGGCTCTGATTCTGGAGTACACAATTGGTGGGTCATCAGTGGCTCGTGGCATTTCTCCGAACTTG gcTCTATTTTTTGGTGGCCATGAGAAGCTTCCCTTTTTCCTAACACAAATACATGTTAAATGGTTTGAAACCCCGCTTGATCCTTGTGCTGCTATTCTTGTATTGATAGTTACTGCATTACTTTGCCTGGGAATTAAGGAG AGTTCATTTGTGGAAGGCATCATCACCATTGCAAATGTTATAGTTATGCTGTTCGTCATTTGTGCTGGTGGATACTTAGCATTCCAGAATGGCTGGAGTGGCTATAATGATGAACAAGG TTACTTCCCTAAAGGTGTGGCTGGTGTTCTATCTGGATCAGCAACCCTCTTCTTTGCCTATATTGGCTTTGATGCAGTTGCTAGCACAGCTGAAGAG GTGAAGAATCCCCAACGTGATCTTCCATGGGGAATGTGTCTGACCTTGTCCTTGTGCTGCTTCCTCTACATGATGGTTTCTATTGTTATTGTTGGCTTGGTGCCATATTATGCATTGGATCCTAACACTCCTATTTCATCTGCTTTTGCTAAATATGGAATGCAATGGGCAGT GTACATTATTTCCACTGGGGCTGTTTTTGCTCTTATAGCATCCTTGATAGGTGCTATTCTCCCTCAG CCAAGAATTGTGATGGCTATGGCAAGAGATGGATTGCTTCCACCACTCTTTTCAGCTGTTGATCCAACGACCCAAGTCCCAACCTTGAGCACAATATTGTCAGGGATATGTGCTGCTATCCTGGCTCTTTTCATGGACGTCTCAGAATTGGCAGGGATG GTAAGCGTGGGCACACTATTGGCATTTACTATGGTTGCCATTTCTGTTTTAATAGTGCGATATGCTCCTCCAAATGAGATAGCAACGAAAGTGGCTCTTCCAGGTTCATCTGAATCACTAACTTCAGACTCTGGGTATTCAGAACCAGATGAGGAAAATTCGGAGGATCTTTTGGGCAACG TTCAAGACATACCTACTGCCAATGAAGCCAACAAGATAAGGCGACAGAAAGCCATAGCATGCATTATACTAATTTTTCTTGGGGTTGTCACCATTGTTTCTTCagtttctttctccttttttccgtT ATTTTTGCGATCCATTGCAGGTGCCTTTGGTAGTTTGCTTTTGGTTAGTGCTACCATTGCACTCTGGTTCATTGGGCAAGACAAGAGCTCTTTAAGACAAACCGGAG GTTTTATGTGCCCATTTGTTCCTATACTTCCAGTATGTTGCATTCTCATCAACGTATACCTGCTTATGAACCTTGG GATTCATACGTGGATTCGTGTTTCGATGTGGCTAGCGGTTGGTGCCATCATATACGTCTTCTATGGGAGGAAGTACAGCTCACTGACAGGGGTAGCCTATCAACGGATTTCACCTGCATAG
- the LOC9270208 gene encoding protein RRP6-like 2, producing MEEADDAPPPWRPSKPAAAIDGSSGPLAAAAARLSGRSRALPSSRDFHFYNNFPSFRSPVGAAAARAGASLAALGAAPFYPKRHPPFPGDDLDDAQDWVVGVIDDLAEQFGASMDEFKAAREEEEATGRRATEEDGFQVVYGKKKKKVMGGGGGEEGVGRGGEAFGGGSGSVKMATRDKSAAPGAKAKVPFHIPTIPRPQDVHRILVDNSSKPFEHSWLEKSDDGSRVVHPLEKIPMEQLVDRDFPESEPIKPPALDDTPFTHVEDLKSLEVLATKLKSATEFAVDLEHNHYRSFQGLTCLMQISTRTEDFIVDTLKLRKYLGDYLREIFKDPTKKKVMHGADRDIIWLQRDFGIYVCNLFDTGQASRILQMDRNSLEHLLHHFCGVTANKEYQSADWRLRPLPDEMIKYAREDTHYLLYIYDLMRLRLVKESSDENDLLLEVYKRSKEICLQLYEKELLTHSSYLYIHGLKENEFDARQLSVLANIYKWRDSVARGEDESTGYILPNKTLLEIAKQMPATTGRLKRIVKSKNSYLERHLGHVISTIRSAIANCDAFESIAEQLKKGRLEELAVANMKSNDGDTEMVPADDGNNDDDNVGPSDEHGAVASVENVGAASHCTGNVTSGASSVNVQLENPAETKSLGILSGVSGQDMEVLSNGDRKQVAKATVQVSKRPTAFGALLGKPTSGRRQNLFSGFSSGQNMVDKIKSSVALPFHNFCGGAKSPATSIPLEESVRPEPESIQYSDPACQTEDVIQLGTETDGPQPPENHNKDGQGHLVPDDMEMSRSPPEHSSAGAKQRFQSLIESRNQQQNHKPHQEPEFNHQLKPFDYAEARKNITFGERKAERIKDNAVARAINKDSGDKGRTSNQFGAGENEGNRQNPRGRQAFPPSGNRSATYH from the exons ATGGAAGAAGCGGACGACgccccgccgccgtggaggcccagcaagccggcggcggccatcgacGGCTCGTCGgggcccctcgccgccgccgccgcgcgcctctcCGGCCGCTCCCGCGCGCTCCCATCCTCCCGCGACTTCCACTTCTACAACAACTTCCCCTCCTTCAGGTcccccgtcggcgccgccgccgccagggcgggcgcctccctcgccgccctcggcgccgcccccttCTACCCGAAGCGGCACCCGCCGTTCCCCGGGGACGACCTCGACGACGCCCAGGACTGGGTCGTCGGCGTCATCGACGACCTGGCCGAGCAGTTCGGCGCCTCCATGGACGAGTTCaaggcggcgcgggaggaggaggaggcgactgGCCGGAGGGCGACGGAGGAGGACGGGTTCCAGGTTGTTTacggcaagaagaagaagaaggtgatgggcggcggcggcggcgaggagggggtTGGTAGAGGTGGTGAGGCGTTTGGTGGTGGTTCTGGCTCGGTGAAGATGGCCACCAGGGATAAGTCGGCCGCGCCGggggcgaaggcgaaggtgccATTCCACATTCCCACCATCCCGCGGCCGCAGGACGTGCACCGCATATTGGTGGACAACTCGAGCAAGCCATTCGAGCATTCATGGCTTGAGAAGAGCGATGATGGTTCCCGTGTTGTCCATCCATTG GAAAAGATCCCCATGGAACAATTGGTTGACAGAGATTTTCCTGAAAGCGAGCCGATAAAGCCTCCTGCTTTGGATGATACCCCTTTTACACATGTCGAAGACTTGAAATCCTTGGAGGTGCTAGCTACAAAGCTGAAGAGTGCAACCGAGTTTGCT GTTGATTTGGAACACAACCACTATAGGTCTTTTCAGGGTCTGACCTGCCTGATGCAGATTTCAACTAGAACTGAGGACTTTATAGTGGACACTCTTAAGCTTCGCAAATATCTTGGTGATTACTTAAGAGAAATTTTTAAAGACCCAACAAAGAAAAAG GTAATGCATGGTGCAGATCGTGATATAATATGGCTTCAACGGGACTTTGGCATATATGTATGCAACCTTTTTGACACAGGCCAG GCTTCAAGAATCTTGCAGATGGACCGCAACAGCCTGGAGCATCTTTTGCATCATTTCTGTGGAGTGACTGCAAACAAAGA ATATCAGAGCGCAGATTGGAGGTTGAGACCACTTCCTGATGAAATGATCAA GTATGCTAGAGAAGATACACATTATCTGCTTTACATATATGATTTGATGAGACTCAGACTGGTGAAAGAGTCTTCAGATGAAAATGATCTTCTTTTAGAG GTTTACAAGCGAAGCAAAGAAATTTGCCTGCAACTATATGAGAAAGAACTGCTGACACATTCATCATATCTTTACATACATGG GTTGAAAGAAAATGAATTTGATGCAAGGCAGCTGTCAGTTCTTGCT AATATATATAAATGGAGAGATTCCGTTGCTCGTGGCGAGGATGAGAGCACTGGTTATATATTGCCGAATAAGACGCTGCTTGAGATAG CAAAGCAGATGCCTGCGACCACTGGGAGGTTAAAAAGAATAGTGAAATCAAAAAATTCGTATCTTGAACGCCATCTTGGCCATGTTATTTCCACTATCAGGAGTGCCATTGCAAATTGTGATGCTTTTGAAAGTATAGCTGAGCAGTTAAAGAAGGGACGTCTGGAAGAG TTGGCAGTGGCAAACATGAAGAGCAACGATGGAGACACTGAAATGGTTCCTGCTGATGATGGTAATAACGATGATGATAATGTTGGCCCGAGTGATGAACATGGTGCTGTTGCCAGTGTTGAAAATGTTGGCGCTGCTTCTCATTGTACTGGGAATGTTACAAGTGGAGCTTCTTCAGTTAATGTACAGCTAGAAAACCCTGCAGAAACTAAGAGCTTAGGAATCTTGTCGGGTGTTTCTGGACAAGATATGGAGGTACTGAGCAATGGTGATAGGAAGCAA GTAGCAAAAGCCACAGTTCAAGTGTCAAAGAGACCTACAGCTTTTGGAGCTCTATTAGGGAAACCAACTTCTGGAAGAAGACAAAACCTTTTTTCAGGGTTTTCAAGCGGGCAG AATATGGTGGACAAGATAAAATCTTCAGTGGCACTTCCTTTCCATAATTTCTGTGGCGGTGCAAAATCTCCGGCCACTAGCATTCCATTGGAAGAATCAGTGCGTCCTGAACCAGAAAGCATCCAGTATAGTGATCCAGCTTGTCAGACGGAAGATGTTATACAGTTGGGCACTGAAACAGATGGTCCCCAACCCCCAGAAAATCACAATAAAGATGGACAAGGCCACCTTGTACCTGATGACATGGAGATGTCTAGGTCCCCTCCTGAGCATTCTTCTGCTGGTGCCAAGCAACGCTTCCAGTCACTCATCGAAAGTAGAAACCAACAACAGAACCACAAGCCACACCAAGAACCAGAATTTAACCACCAGCTGAAGCCTTTTGATTACGCTGAAGCCAGAAAGAACATAACATTTGGAGAGCGTAAAGCCGAGAGAATCAAAGACAATGCAGTGGCCAGGGCAATAAACAAGGATTCTGGAGATAAAGGTAGAACCTCAAACCAATTCGGTGCTGGAGAGAACGAGGGGAATCGCCAGAATCCTCGGGGGCGACAGGCATTCCCGCCTTCTGGCAACAGAAGTGCTACATACCATTAG